Proteins from one Prevotella sp. E2-28 genomic window:
- a CDS encoding RagB/SusD family nutrient uptake outer membrane protein: MKAIYKYTLMGLLGATMLTACSDEQLDTTPSTSVATEKMTGSAGSAIAAIDGIYRTMYTTGYTTGWEHEEFGLAAINLAADLMGEDHIQAKSGSGWFYYDYLFDVKGDYTHRQGRPYGVWNFFYTLIANANYVTTAETTMTGDPSDVNYVVGQAYAIRAFSYFMLAQWYSRTLVGHETEPCVPIYTEPTTKDTQGKARETVAKVYQQIDSDIAKAEALLSATEHDRNSKSHISLAVAYGLHARIAQVEEKWDDVLTYSTKAIAAAKEEGIDITEVNQFAGLNKANASNVMWGMNIIADQSGMYASFFTHMDADQGKYGYSARQQITRGLYNKMGAGDARRAWWNPADPANGDNGYQQEKFKFVNYATWEGDYIFMRVEEMYLAKAEAECMLGQDVNAQNTLKALMSKRDPAYTCAKTGTALGATTDLATGSLREEIINQRRIELWGEFGRIYDIRRLHQGFVRSTADGHPSAAASAKLNAATSDPESYKWVMVIPQAEFDGNANMDDAKDQNPFD; this comes from the coding sequence ATGAAAGCAATATATAAATATACACTGATGGGCTTGCTTGGTGCAACTATGTTGACAGCCTGCTCAGATGAACAATTGGATACCACACCTTCAACTTCTGTCGCAACTGAGAAGATGACAGGTTCTGCTGGTAGTGCCATTGCTGCTATTGACGGTATCTACCGTACAATGTACACCACTGGTTATACAACAGGATGGGAGCATGAGGAATTTGGACTCGCTGCTATCAACCTGGCTGCCGACCTGATGGGTGAAGACCACATTCAGGCAAAGTCTGGTAGTGGTTGGTTCTACTATGACTATCTCTTTGATGTGAAGGGTGACTATACTCATAGACAGGGTCGTCCTTATGGTGTTTGGAACTTCTTCTATACGCTGATTGCCAATGCCAACTATGTGACAACGGCTGAAACAACAATGACTGGTGACCCCTCAGACGTGAATTATGTAGTAGGCCAGGCTTACGCTATCCGTGCCTTCAGCTATTTTATGCTGGCACAGTGGTATTCTCGCACATTGGTAGGTCACGAGACTGAGCCTTGTGTTCCTATCTATACAGAGCCTACAACAAAGGATACACAGGGTAAGGCTCGTGAGACTGTTGCTAAGGTATATCAGCAGATTGATAGCGATATTGCAAAGGCAGAAGCATTACTCTCTGCTACAGAGCATGACCGCAACAGCAAATCACACATTAGCTTGGCTGTGGCCTATGGCCTCCATGCCCGTATCGCACAGGTAGAGGAGAAGTGGGATGATGTTCTGACTTATTCTACCAAGGCTATTGCAGCAGCAAAGGAGGAAGGAATTGATATTACAGAGGTGAATCAGTTCGCTGGTCTGAACAAAGCTAATGCATCTAACGTGATGTGGGGTATGAACATCATCGCTGATCAGTCAGGTATGTACGCAAGTTTCTTTACTCACATGGATGCTGATCAGGGCAAGTATGGTTATTCTGCACGTCAGCAGATTACTCGTGGCCTCTACAATAAGATGGGTGCTGGTGATGCTCGCCGTGCATGGTGGAATCCTGCTGATCCTGCAAATGGTGACAATGGCTACCAGCAGGAGAAATTCAAGTTCGTGAACTATGCAACTTGGGAAGGTGACTATATCTTCATGCGTGTTGAGGAAATGTATCTGGCTAAGGCTGAGGCTGAGTGTATGCTGGGTCAGGATGTTAATGCTCAGAATACATTGAAGGCTCTGATGTCTAAGCGTGATCCTGCATATACTTGCGCAAAGACTGGTACTGCACTTGGTGCAACAACCGATTTGGCTACAGGTTCACTGCGCGAGGAAATCATCAACCAGCGTCGTATTGAGTTGTGGGGTGAGTTTGGCCGTATCTATGATATTCGCCGCTTGCACCAGGGTTTCGTGCGTAGTACTGCCGATGGTCATCCTTCAGCTGCTGCATCAGCTAAGTTGAATGCTGCCACAAGTGATCCTGAGAGCTACAAGTGGGTAATGGTAATTCCTCAGGCTGAGTTCGATGGCAATGCAAATATGGATGATGCCAAAGATCAGAATCCATTTGATTAA
- a CDS encoding asparaginase: MTSKILLIYTGGTIGMNHNPQTGALEPFDFEHLLSRVPELAQFQTEIATYQFNPPIDSSDMSPKLWTELAHIIADHYEEYDGFVILHGTDTMAYTASALSFILENLTKPVILTGSQLPIGQLRTDGKENLITSIEIAAARRQDGTAMVPEVGIYFNGHLMRGNRTTKQSADEFDAFESFNYPHLADAGVEITYHDEYIHRPSAIVHQPSSITPQFRLDNNVIIFSLFPGIREDLIRHIIATPNLRAIVMRTFGSGNAPQSPWLLNALREGTRNGKIIINISQCLQGCVQMGRYDTGYQLQEAGVISGYDGTVEAAVTKLMYLQGKYNDPELVRELMKQSIRGEITV; encoded by the coding sequence ATGACCTCAAAAATACTATTGATTTACACCGGTGGTACCATCGGTATGAACCACAACCCACAGACAGGTGCTCTGGAGCCATTTGACTTTGAGCACCTGCTTAGTAGGGTACCAGAACTGGCACAGTTTCAAACCGAGATAGCCACCTATCAGTTCAACCCGCCTATCGATTCCAGCGATATGTCGCCAAAACTATGGACGGAGTTGGCACATATTATTGCCGATCACTACGAGGAGTACGACGGTTTTGTGATTCTGCACGGCACAGACACAATGGCCTATACAGCCTCTGCTCTGTCGTTCATACTTGAGAATCTCACCAAACCCGTTATCCTCACAGGTTCACAGTTGCCCATCGGCCAGTTGCGTACCGATGGCAAGGAGAACCTCATCACCAGTATCGAGATTGCAGCCGCCCGTCGTCAGGACGGTACAGCAATGGTGCCCGAAGTAGGCATCTATTTCAACGGACACCTGATGCGTGGCAATCGCACCACAAAACAAAGTGCTGATGAGTTCGATGCATTCGAATCATTCAATTATCCACATCTGGCCGATGCGGGTGTAGAAATCACCTATCACGACGAATACATTCATCGTCCATCAGCCATCGTCCATCAGCCATCGTCCATCACCCCCCAATTCCGCCTCGACAACAACGTCATTATCTTCTCGCTGTTTCCAGGCATCCGCGAAGACCTTATTCGTCATATCATTGCCACGCCCAACCTCCGTGCTATCGTGATGCGTACCTTTGGCAGTGGTAATGCGCCTCAGAGCCCTTGGCTACTCAATGCACTACGTGAAGGTACCCGCAACGGCAAGATTATCATTAACATCAGCCAGTGCTTACAGGGCTGCGTACAGATGGGCCGTTACGATACTGGCTACCAACTTCAGGAGGCGGGCGTCATTAGCGGCTATGACGGAACAGTAGAGGCCGCAGTCACCAAGTTGATGTATCTGCAAGGCAAATACAACGACCCAGAGCTGGTAAGAGAGCTCATGAAACAAAGCATACGCGGAGAAATCACCGTATAA
- a CDS encoding UDP-N-acetyl glucosamine 2-epimerase, which translates to MKNICIVAGARPNFVKVAPLIRAIEKAEGAEYELVYTGREDDPTLESSLFEDLQMPRPSVFFGVDSTSLNEITSRVMAHFDAYLDENPADVVIVVDDLASTMAAAIVTKKRGIKLAHLVAGTRSFDMNMPKEVNRLVIDALSDYLFTAGTKSNSVASREQSDSNNTYMVGNILMDTLRFNHQRLQKPVLDVEPGAYFVFTVNRKTLLADEEKLKNMLVAMSESAGDTPIIAPLRGKALEVVSNLSPSTSHFQPLTSLNYLEFGWLTANARGIITDSGNVAEEATFNGVPCITLNSYTEHQETVTVGSNVLVGEDPQRLKEELLRMKAGEWKKCALPDRWDGRTAERIVQILLG; encoded by the coding sequence ATGAAAAATATTTGTATTGTTGCGGGCGCACGCCCAAATTTCGTGAAAGTGGCACCGTTGATTCGTGCTATAGAAAAGGCCGAGGGTGCCGAGTATGAATTGGTATATACGGGGCGTGAGGACGACCCTACTCTGGAATCTTCACTTTTTGAAGATCTTCAGATGCCACGTCCCTCAGTCTTTTTTGGTGTTGACAGTACCAGTTTGAATGAGATTACTAGTCGTGTGATGGCTCATTTCGATGCTTATCTGGATGAAAATCCTGCTGATGTGGTGATTGTTGTTGACGACCTTGCATCGACAATGGCAGCAGCAATCGTTACGAAGAAGCGTGGCATCAAACTGGCGCATCTTGTGGCTGGCACCCGTTCTTTCGATATGAATATGCCTAAGGAGGTGAACCGCTTGGTCATTGATGCACTCAGCGACTACCTCTTCACCGCGGGCACGAAGAGTAACAGTGTGGCTAGTCGTGAACAGTCTGATAGCAACAATACTTATATGGTGGGTAATATCCTGATGGATACTCTCCGTTTTAATCATCAGCGACTTCAAAAACCTGTTTTGGATGTAGAACCGGGAGCTTATTTCGTGTTTACTGTAAACAGAAAGACACTCTTAGCTGACGAGGAGAAGTTGAAGAATATGCTTGTTGCAATGTCAGAGTCTGCAGGTGATACCCCCATTATCGCCCCGTTGCGTGGCAAAGCTCTAGAGGTCGTTTCTAACCTCTCACCTTCAACCTCTCACTTTCAACCTCTCACCTCCCTGAATTACCTAGAATTCGGTTGGCTCACTGCCAATGCAAGAGGTATTATCACGGATAGTGGTAATGTAGCCGAGGAAGCAACTTTCAACGGCGTTCCTTGTATCACGCTGAATAGTTACACGGAGCATCAAGAGACCGTTACCGTGGGCAGTAATGTTCTTGTGGGGGAAGATCCTCAACGCTTGAAGGAAGAGTTGTTGCGCATGAAAGCTGGTGAATGGAAAAAATGCGCCTTGCCTGACCGATGGGATGGTCGTACGGCAGAACGCATCGTACAGATTCTGTTGGGCTAA
- the gyrA gene encoding DNA gyrase subunit A gives MDQTIDNDRILKINIEEEMKSSYIDYSMSVIVARALPDVRDGFKPVHRRILYGMMGIGNTSDKPHKKCARVVGEVLGKYHPHGDSSVYGALVRMGQEWNMRYMLVDGQGNFGSVDGDSPAAMRYTECRLSKMGEHIMDDLEKDTVDMDPNFDNTLLEPSVMPTKVPNLLVNGGNGIAVGMATNMPTHNLSEVIDGCCAFIDNPDIDCEGLMQYIPGPDFPTGAYIYGLQGVKDAYETGRGRIVMRAKAEIESGETHDKIVVTEIPYGVNKADLVAYIADLATQHKIEGISNVNDESGRQGMRIVVDVKRDANANVILNKLFKMTALQSSFSVNNIALVPIPGTHGKMRPKLLSLRDCIRYFIEHRHEVTIRRTKYDLKKAQERAHILEGLIIAVNNIDEVVHIIRQSATPTDAQRNLEKRFDLDELQSKAIVDMRLSQLTGLRVDQLHQEYDDLMKLIADLEEILNNPERCKEVMKEDLLEVKEKYGDERKTEIIPFDHEFNAEDFYPDDPVVITISHMGYIKRTPLSDFHAQSRGGMGAKGARHRDNDFTEYIYPATMHNTLLFFTQKGRCYWQKCYEIPEGDRNSKGRAIQNLLNIEPDDSINAVLRIKNFNDEEFLNSHYVVFATKQGIVKKTCLNQYKNVRAAGVIAININEGDQVVGVRLTNGHNEILLANRNGRAVRFNEDTVRTMGRVSTGVIGMRLDGGDDEVVGMVCVNDPQTETIMVVSENGYGKRSDIEDYRITNRGTKGVKTLAVTEKTGRLVAIKVVTDENDLMIINKSGILIRLNVSEVRVMGRATQGVRLINLTKKNDTIASVCKVQKATEEELAEENAENLETQETPETNNE, from the coding sequence GTGGATCAGACGATTGACAACGACAGAATTTTGAAGATTAACATCGAGGAAGAGATGAAGTCTTCGTACATCGACTATTCGATGTCCGTGATTGTGGCACGTGCCCTTCCTGATGTTCGTGATGGATTTAAGCCTGTGCATCGCCGTATTCTTTATGGTATGATGGGCATTGGTAACACCAGCGATAAGCCGCACAAGAAGTGTGCGCGTGTTGTTGGTGAGGTGCTCGGTAAGTACCACCCCCACGGCGACTCATCAGTATATGGCGCCCTGGTGCGTATGGGCCAGGAATGGAACATGCGCTACATGCTGGTTGACGGTCAGGGTAACTTCGGTTCAGTAGATGGTGACTCACCTGCAGCCATGCGTTACACGGAGTGTCGCCTCTCTAAGATGGGTGAACACATCATGGACGACCTGGAGAAGGACACCGTAGATATGGACCCCAACTTCGATAATACCCTGCTGGAGCCTAGCGTGATGCCTACGAAGGTGCCCAACCTGCTGGTAAATGGTGGTAACGGTATTGCCGTAGGTATGGCTACGAATATGCCGACCCATAACCTGAGTGAGGTGATTGATGGTTGCTGCGCCTTTATCGATAATCCAGATATTGACTGCGAAGGCTTGATGCAGTATATTCCTGGTCCTGACTTCCCTACAGGCGCATATATCTATGGTCTGCAAGGCGTGAAGGATGCCTATGAGACTGGTCGCGGTCGTATCGTGATGCGTGCCAAGGCTGAGATTGAGAGCGGCGAGACTCACGATAAGATTGTGGTGACCGAGATTCCTTACGGCGTTAACAAGGCCGACCTCGTAGCGTATATCGCTGACTTGGCTACCCAGCACAAGATTGAGGGTATCTCAAATGTGAACGATGAATCAGGTCGTCAGGGTATGCGTATCGTTGTTGATGTGAAGCGCGATGCCAATGCTAACGTGATTCTGAATAAGCTGTTCAAGATGACAGCCTTGCAGAGTTCGTTCTCTGTGAACAATATCGCTCTGGTGCCCATTCCTGGCACGCATGGCAAGATGCGCCCGAAGTTGCTCAGTTTGCGCGACTGCATCCGCTACTTCATTGAGCACCGTCATGAGGTAACCATCCGTCGTACAAAGTACGATCTGAAGAAGGCTCAGGAGCGTGCCCACATCTTGGAGGGCTTGATTATTGCCGTGAACAATATCGACGAGGTGGTGCATATCATCCGTCAGTCGGCTACACCTACCGATGCTCAGCGTAACTTGGAGAAGCGCTTCGACTTGGATGAGTTGCAGTCGAAGGCTATCGTTGACATGCGCCTGAGCCAGTTGACCGGCCTGCGTGTTGATCAGTTGCATCAGGAGTATGACGACTTGATGAAACTGATTGCCGACTTGGAGGAAATCCTGAACAACCCTGAGCGTTGTAAGGAGGTGATGAAGGAAGACCTGCTGGAGGTAAAAGAGAAATATGGCGATGAGCGTAAGACGGAGATTATCCCCTTTGACCATGAGTTCAACGCTGAGGACTTCTATCCCGATGATCCCGTGGTCATCACTATCAGCCACATGGGCTATATCAAGCGCACACCGCTGAGCGATTTCCATGCTCAGAGCCGTGGTGGTATGGGTGCTAAGGGTGCCCGTCATCGTGATAACGATTTCACAGAGTATATCTATCCTGCCACGATGCATAACACGTTGCTGTTCTTCACGCAGAAGGGACGCTGCTACTGGCAGAAGTGCTATGAGATTCCTGAGGGCGACCGCAATTCAAAGGGTCGCGCAATCCAGAACCTGCTGAATATTGAGCCAGACGATTCTATCAATGCCGTATTGCGCATCAAAAACTTCAATGATGAGGAGTTCCTGAACAGCCACTACGTAGTATTTGCTACCAAGCAGGGTATTGTGAAGAAGACCTGTCTGAATCAGTATAAGAATGTACGTGCCGCAGGTGTGATTGCTATCAATATCAATGAGGGCGACCAGGTCGTAGGCGTTCGCTTGACTAATGGCCATAACGAGATTCTGCTGGCTAACCGTAACGGACGTGCCGTTCGCTTCAATGAGGATACTGTTCGTACTATGGGCCGCGTATCTACTGGTGTGATTGGTATGCGTCTTGATGGTGGTGACGACGAAGTTGTAGGTATGGTATGCGTCAATGATCCTCAGACTGAGACCATCATGGTGGTCAGCGAGAACGGTTATGGTAAGCGATCGGATATCGAGGACTACCGTATCACCAACCGTGGTACCAAGGGCGTGAAGACCCTTGCCGTCACAGAGAAGACTGGTCGTTTGGTGGCTATCAAGGTGGTAACTGATGAGAACGACCTGATGATCATCAATAAGAGTGGTATCCTGATTCGTCTGAATGTTAGTGAGGTACGCGTCATGGGTCGTGCTACTCAGGGTGTCCGCCTGATTAACCTGACGAAGAAAAACGATACCATCGCCAGCGTCTGCAAGGTGCAGAAGGCTACCGAGGAGGAACTGGCCGAGGAAAATGCTGAGAATCTGGAAACTCAGGAAACTCCGGAAACAAATAATGAATAA
- a CDS encoding porin has protein sequence MKKILMAALMMGAALSTQAQNKWYENVKFSGYGMVQYQASDKDGAESNGFNLRLVRMSLEGRAHEDFYWKAQMQINGNTYDPDNAGKTDIRLVDLFGEWQKYEFFKVKAGQFKRPFTFENPMHPITQGFMSYSQNVSKLAGFSDRTGEQGSNGRDIGVQIQGDFLKDASGRNLLHYQVGAFNGEGINQKDKNNRKDIIGGMWVMPIKGMRIGAFGWTGSRAGVGEKNRYAFSGEYAANDWTFRTEYIHSQGWNAAHTSDKADGIYALCIAPIQKNKMHVKARYDLYREAKEWNQSKTQYEVGADYMFTKNLQINLEYARVNDRTIANPDKHSYNMVDVELDFRF, from the coding sequence ATGAAAAAGATTTTAATGGCAGCCCTGATGATGGGCGCAGCACTGAGCACACAGGCTCAGAACAAATGGTATGAGAATGTAAAGTTCAGTGGATACGGCATGGTACAGTATCAGGCCAGCGATAAAGATGGTGCTGAGAGCAACGGTTTCAACCTCCGTTTGGTACGTATGTCACTCGAAGGTCGTGCACACGAGGACTTTTATTGGAAGGCTCAGATGCAGATTAACGGTAACACCTACGATCCCGACAATGCCGGCAAGACCGACATCCGTTTGGTAGACCTCTTTGGTGAATGGCAGAAATATGAGTTCTTTAAGGTGAAGGCCGGTCAGTTCAAGCGTCCTTTCACATTCGAGAACCCCATGCACCCTATCACCCAGGGCTTCATGAGCTATTCACAGAACGTCAGCAAACTGGCTGGCTTCTCTGATCGTACAGGAGAACAGGGCAGTAATGGTCGTGACATCGGTGTGCAGATTCAGGGTGACTTTCTGAAAGATGCCTCTGGCCGCAACCTGCTGCACTATCAGGTAGGTGCTTTCAATGGTGAGGGTATCAACCAGAAAGACAAGAACAACCGCAAGGATATCATCGGTGGTATGTGGGTAATGCCAATTAAGGGTATGCGCATTGGTGCTTTCGGATGGACCGGTAGTCGCGCCGGTGTCGGCGAGAAGAACCGCTATGCATTCTCTGGCGAATATGCCGCTAACGACTGGACTTTCCGTACAGAGTATATCCACAGTCAGGGTTGGAACGCTGCTCACACTAGCGACAAGGCCGATGGTATCTATGCCCTCTGCATTGCTCCTATCCAGAAAAACAAGATGCACGTAAAGGCCCGTTACGATCTGTATCGCGAGGCTAAGGAATGGAACCAGTCAAAGACTCAGTATGAGGTTGGTGCAGACTATATGTTCACCAAGAACCTGCAGATTAATTTAGAGTATGCTCGCGTAAACGACCGCACCATCGCCAACCCCGACAAGCACAGCTACAACATGGTTGACGTGGAGCTGGACTTCAGATTCTAA
- a CDS encoding TonB-dependent receptor: MEKRLMTLLVGLFLLVGGVVAQTKVNGTVVSQDDGQPVIGATVLVVGTNVGAVTNASGQFSLTLPEGKKTLRVSYIGMEPLEVSARPSMRILLTSNNKALDEVIVVAYGTQKKSSFTGSAQSISSEDMELRPISTATKALEGHVSGVQMTSASGQPGSSPNIRIRGFGSINASSAPLYVVDGIPYDGNLSSLNPADIESMTVLKDASSGALYGARGANGVVMITTKRGQEGKTNVTWRSNIGWSNRANKRYQNVSQKEYTQLVYEALRNAEWDGGASWTDAEAIARANLGGELGGETYNPFKNYTWDQIIDPATGQVRTDAQSAWNEDWLDAVTRDNALRHEHQLSLSGGSEKTKYALSLGYLNEDGTLKTTSFQRYNARVNVDTKVNDWFSANVGLSVAHSISNFSDYDGTSYSNVWYTAQFVNPLFPVYQKDAEGKSVYRNGQIEYDWGEALANGDQRPGSMSDHSSLGMLMLDKADNRRDVAGMRSGLVFGSDDDKMGWAKGLKLAINFGFDYDNRNRMRYMNMEHGNQAASGGLLTKFNMRTQSYTFNQLLTWNRTFDKHSFDILAGHEFYAYKYNYIDAERSGLMSGLLELRPGATLKGADSYSLDYRINSWLGRFNYNYDDKYYFSASLRSDASSRFKSGNRTGIFWSLGGNWRISSEEFMKDITWVDNLSLKLSYGEQGNDDILYSDGSSNYYVWQGLSSVAYPNANTVGAVLSTLQNNEVSWEKNSNMNIGLEGQVLDRRIRFSAEYYVRKTTDMLLDYPMAVSTGFSGYSANVGNMKNSGFEFELSGTPVRFQDFEWNVSWMGSTVKNEVTKLTAESPEILSGNYIIKEGLPLNTFYLRKSAGVDPATGKQLYWIYDLDADGNRVNERISDSYSAASSCRYEMGSRIPDLYGSIGTDVSYKGLNLSILTTYSIGGKVLDNMYYNSMNLSYLSSTWNKNVLRRWQKPGDVTDVPRVGIKENVHVTDRYLINASYFAIKNITLSYTLPKSLVNKANLGGVKVYGSFDNVALFSHLEGMDPQYNFSGGTTYSYSPNKTLTMGIEVNF; the protein is encoded by the coding sequence ATGGAAAAAAGACTAATGACATTGTTAGTGGGATTATTCCTTCTGGTAGGAGGGGTAGTTGCCCAGACAAAAGTCAATGGTACCGTTGTGTCTCAGGATGACGGACAGCCCGTTATTGGTGCAACGGTCCTAGTAGTGGGCACCAATGTAGGTGCAGTTACTAATGCTAGTGGTCAGTTCTCGCTGACATTGCCTGAGGGCAAGAAAACTCTGCGCGTTTCCTATATCGGTATGGAACCGCTGGAAGTAAGCGCACGTCCTAGCATGCGTATCTTGCTGACTTCAAATAATAAAGCACTCGACGAGGTTATCGTTGTGGCTTACGGTACGCAGAAGAAATCTTCATTCACGGGTTCTGCTCAGAGCATCAGTTCTGAAGATATGGAGCTCCGTCCTATTTCTACTGCAACAAAGGCTTTGGAAGGCCACGTATCTGGTGTGCAGATGACTTCTGCATCTGGTCAGCCTGGTTCTTCTCCAAACATCCGTATCCGCGGTTTCGGTTCTATCAATGCTTCAAGCGCACCTCTTTATGTGGTTGATGGTATTCCTTACGATGGTAATCTGTCATCGCTGAACCCTGCTGATATCGAGTCTATGACCGTGTTGAAGGATGCTTCTTCTGGTGCTCTTTATGGTGCTCGTGGTGCCAATGGTGTTGTGATGATTACCACTAAGAGAGGTCAGGAGGGTAAAACAAACGTTACTTGGCGTTCTAACATTGGTTGGTCAAACCGTGCTAACAAGCGTTATCAGAACGTAAGCCAGAAAGAGTACACACAGCTGGTTTACGAGGCTCTGCGTAATGCTGAGTGGGATGGTGGCGCTTCTTGGACAGATGCTGAGGCCATTGCTCGTGCAAACCTTGGTGGCGAACTGGGTGGCGAGACTTACAACCCATTCAAGAACTATACTTGGGATCAGATTATCGACCCCGCTACAGGTCAGGTTCGTACAGACGCTCAGTCTGCATGGAATGAGGACTGGCTTGATGCTGTAACTCGCGACAACGCTCTGCGTCATGAGCATCAGTTGTCTTTGAGTGGTGGTAGCGAGAAGACCAAGTATGCTTTGTCTCTGGGTTACTTGAACGAGGATGGTACTTTGAAGACCACTTCTTTCCAGCGTTATAATGCCCGTGTTAATGTGGATACAAAAGTAAACGACTGGTTCAGCGCAAATGTTGGTTTGAGCGTGGCTCATTCGATTTCAAACTTCAGTGACTACGATGGTACTTCATATTCAAATGTATGGTACACAGCTCAGTTCGTTAATCCCTTGTTCCCTGTATATCAGAAGGATGCAGAGGGTAAGTCTGTTTACAGAAATGGTCAGATTGAGTACGACTGGGGTGAGGCTTTGGCCAATGGCGACCAGCGTCCAGGTTCTATGAGCGATCATAGCTCACTGGGTATGCTGATGCTCGACAAGGCTGACAACCGTCGTGACGTTGCAGGTATGCGTTCTGGTTTGGTATTCGGTAGCGACGACGACAAGATGGGTTGGGCAAAGGGCCTGAAGTTGGCTATCAACTTCGGTTTCGACTATGACAACCGCAATCGTATGCGCTATATGAATATGGAACATGGTAACCAGGCTGCTTCTGGTGGTTTGCTCACCAAGTTCAATATGCGTACTCAGAGCTACACTTTCAACCAACTGCTGACTTGGAACCGTACTTTTGACAAGCACTCTTTCGATATTCTTGCCGGTCACGAGTTCTATGCTTATAAGTACAACTACATTGATGCAGAGCGTTCTGGTTTGATGAGCGGACTGCTGGAGCTTCGTCCTGGTGCAACACTGAAGGGTGCTGATAGCTATTCTTTGGATTATCGCATCAACTCATGGTTGGGTCGTTTCAACTATAACTACGATGATAAGTATTATTTCTCTGCTTCTCTGCGTTCTGATGCTTCTTCACGTTTCAAGAGCGGTAACCGCACCGGTATTTTCTGGTCATTGGGTGGTAACTGGCGTATTTCAAGTGAGGAGTTCATGAAGGACATCACTTGGGTTGACAACTTGTCTCTCAAACTGAGTTATGGTGAGCAGGGTAACGATGATATCCTTTATAGCGATGGTAGTTCTAACTACTATGTATGGCAGGGCCTGTCAAGTGTAGCTTATCCTAATGCCAACACTGTGGGTGCTGTACTTTCTACACTGCAGAACAACGAAGTGTCTTGGGAGAAGAACAGCAACATGAATATTGGTTTAGAAGGCCAGGTTCTGGATCGTCGCATCCGCTTCAGTGCAGAATACTATGTTCGTAAGACAACTGATATGTTGCTCGACTACCCAATGGCTGTTTCAACTGGTTTCTCTGGTTACTCTGCCAACGTAGGTAACATGAAGAACTCTGGTTTTGAGTTTGAGCTGTCTGGTACTCCTGTTCGTTTCCAAGACTTCGAGTGGAATGTTTCTTGGATGGGATCTACTGTGAAGAACGAGGTTACCAAGCTGACTGCTGAGTCACCTGAGATTCTTTCTGGTAACTATATCATCAAGGAAGGTCTGCCTCTGAATACATTCTATCTGCGTAAGAGTGCAGGTGTTGATCCTGCTACTGGTAAGCAGCTCTACTGGATTTACGACCTTGATGCTGATGGCAACCGTGTAAACGAGCGTATTTCTGACAGCTATTCAGCCGCTTCTTCTTGCCGTTACGAGATGGGCTCTCGTATTCCCGATCTCTATGGAAGCATTGGCACCGATGTTAGCTACAAGGGTCTTAACCTGTCAATCCTGACAACTTATTCTATTGGTGGTAAGGTGCTGGACAACATGTATTACAACTCAATGAACCTGAGCTATCTCAGTTCTACTTGGAATAAGAATGTGCTGCGTCGCTGGCAGAAGCCAGGTGACGTTACCGACGTTCCTCGTGTAGGAATTAAAGAGAATGTTCACGTGACCGATCGTTATCTGATCAACGCTTCTTACTTCGCCATCAAGAACATTACTTTGAGTTATACTCTGCCAAAGTCTTTGGTTAACAAAGCTAACTTGGGTGGTGTGAAGGTTTATGGTTCTTTCGACAACGTGGCTCTCTTCAGCCATCTTGAAGGAATGGATCCTCAGTATAATTTCAGTGGTGGCACTACTTATTCTTACTCACCGAATAAGACGTTGACTATGGGTATTGAAGTTAATTTCTAA